From the genome of Candidatus Lokiarchaeota archaeon:
AATTATTATCTCCTAATCGTTTTAGTATGTCTGTTTACCCATCCGCATTATATAAGGTTCGGGGTTTCTTGAATAAAGGATTATATAGATTTGATAATGAGCATTTTCAAAACTTATTACAATTACAAAGCGATAAAAAACGCTCCAAAACTCAGAACGGACAAAATAATCGTGTGTTACTGCTCCATTCAACTGATTGTCAAAACTGTACAGAGACCGAGGGTTTCACCGTTTTTGGATCATAGTTCCGTATCCTGTGACGCTTGAGAATCCAATGGAATCACGAAGACAGTTCATCAAGCTCCTTCAACAGTTTGATAGCAGTCGGATTATCCACAAACCGTTCAACAATCTCTCTGGCTCGACGAAGGTACTCGAGTGAGATGCTTTTCCCCATTTCTTCGCATTTAGCAACGGTCGCAAGATTTCGGGCATGTCTGATTGAAGTAGCTTCTTCATCAAATGATGAATCAAATTCTTCGGACCAGAACCTACTGAGATAATCGATATTCTCTCGTATCAAGTTCGCATCGTTCATAGGAGGATCATGACTTGGTACCAGCAAATCCCAATCCATTTCAAGATATGATTCTAGGCTTTTGAGATATCCATCGATGTCAGGAGTATTTACGTACGGGATAGGGCTTTCCACATTGTCTCCAACGAAAAGCACTGAATCCTCCGAATCATACAGGCTGGCACAATCAGACGTGTGGCCTGGTGTATGCCAGAAGATGAGATTCTCATGATGCAATTCGATTCTCAGCCTTAAGGTGATGTTTGGCAAAACTAACGTGACGTCTCCAATCATGCTCTCGCCATATTCTTGTATTTCCGACTCACCATGCTCCAACAAGAGATCTCGGCATTTCTCATGAGCGATAACCGTGCTACTGTCCAGAGTACAAGTGCCCCAAACATGATCATAATGGTAATGTGAATAGAAGACAAAGAATCGTCTGAGATCATAGCCATTTTCGCTGAACCAACTCAGGATTTGGGTTATAGCGTCTGGACCTAGAAAGGTATCGCAAAGGTACGCTGCCTTTTGGCCTAGTATCACGTATACATTTGTCAAGAATGGCTCATGAAAAGAAAAGACAAAACTTCTCTGGCCTACTTCAAGTACATCCATGATTCCTCGTTTCTTTAGGACTGTATAAAACCATCGAAGAGAGAAGGACAGCACAGTTTGTACTACTATTCAGCAAGACCCGTTCTTGGGAACCAAGGAATTCTCACCAATGAAGGATTTGATGTGAGTTTCAAAATGTCTATGTGGTGGTTCGACAGTAGTACATGTAACGGAGTAGATGCTTTTGGTAGAGTTCCCAGACATAAAGGACACAATGAAACGAATCCGTGGAATCGCAAATCATACCCCAATCATGACATCCTCAAACATTGACAGCATGGCCAACTGTAATGTTTTCTTTAAGTGTGAGAACTTTCAGAAAGGTGGGGCATTCAAATTCAGAGGGGCATACAACGCAATCAGCCAGCTATCTGATGAGGAAAAGGAAAAGGGAGTGATTGCTCACTCGTCCGGCAATCATGCTCAAGCTGTAGCCCTCGCTTCCCGAATGCTGGGCATCGACGCTACAATCGTGATGCCGCGTAATTCCACCAAGGTCAAACAGGAAGCCACTAAGGGCTATGGAGCATATGTAGTGATGTGTGAGCCGACGCTGGAAGGGAGAGAAAACACAACGAAAGACATCATATCAGAAGAGGGGCAAACTTTGATACATCCCTACAATAATCCCAATGTCATTGCTGGCGCTGGAACTGCGGCCTTGGAGCTGCTTCAAGAGATCAAAAACCTCGATTGCATTCTGGCTCCCGTTGGCGGAGGGGGGTTGATTAGTGGGACTTCATTAGCGGCCAAGGGGGTAGACTCTAGCGTTGAAGTTGTTGGTGTAGAACCTTCGAATGCAGATGATGCCTACAGGTCGTTCACGACTGGTAGATTTCACCCCAGCGTGAACCCCCACACCATCGCAGATGGACTCCTTACATCACTTGGAGAACTTAGTTTCGACATAATATCCAATAATGTTGATGACATCCAGCTGGTAGATGATGCAGAAATAGTCAATGCTATGCGACTGCTCTGGGAACGAATGAAACTCGTTGTAGAACCATCATCTGCAGTACCATTGGCGGGAATCATGAGACACAAGGGTCGATTCAGAAACAAGCGAGTAGGAATCATTATCAGTGGGGGGAATGTGGATTTGTCTTCTTTCTTCAATGGTCTCAAAGAAAGGGCTCATAAGAATGATGCCAAATCTACGACGAGTCTTGATGGAGGCAGAATCAAGGAGCGGTAATCTTAGCTCGGTATGTCTATTGCCATGATTGGAGATAATTCGGTATCACCATAAATCAAAAAATCATACGTAAAGGAAAAAACGAATTATGAAAAGAATTCCAAAAAAAAAGAGAGGGGAGGAGAACCGAGATTAGTTCTCCTCGTCTTCAGTATCCGATTCTTCACTCTCTGATAAATGGTCTCTTACGACACTCATGATTCCTCCAGGGAGGAAGAGCATCACCAGCACTAGTGTCAACCCGTGTAGGCTCATTCG
Proteins encoded in this window:
- a CDS encoding MBL fold metallo-hydrolase; amino-acid sequence: MDVLEVGQRSFVFSFHEPFLTNVYVILGQKAAYLCDTFLGPDAITQILSWFSENGYDLRRFFVFYSHYHYDHVWGTCTLDSSTVIAHEKCRDLLLEHGESEIQEYGESMIGDVTLVLPNITLRLRIELHHENLIFWHTPGHTSDCASLYDSEDSVLFVGDNVESPIPYVNTPDIDGYLKSLESYLEMDWDLLVPSHDPPMNDANLIRENIDYLSRFWSEEFDSSFDEEATSIRHARNLATVAKCEEMGKSISLEYLRRAREIVERFVDNPTAIKLLKELDELSS
- a CDS encoding pyridoxal-phosphate dependent enzyme translates to MLLVEFPDIKDTMKRIRGIANHTPIMTSSNIDSMANCNVFFKCENFQKGGAFKFRGAYNAISQLSDEEKEKGVIAHSSGNHAQAVALASRMLGIDATIVMPRNSTKVKQEATKGYGAYVVMCEPTLEGRENTTKDIISEEGQTLIHPYNNPNVIAGAGTAALELLQEIKNLDCILAPVGGGGLISGTSLAAKGVDSSVEVVGVEPSNADDAYRSFTTGRFHPSVNPHTIADGLLTSLGELSFDIISNNVDDIQLVDDAEIVNAMRLLWERMKLVVEPSSAVPLAGIMRHKGRFRNKRVGIIISGGNVDLSSFFNGLKERAHKNDAKSTTSLDGGRIKER